Part of the Prunus dulcis chromosome 8, ALMONDv2, whole genome shotgun sequence genome is shown below.
cgaatatatatatatatatatatatacatgattTTTATAACTAACGATGACCAAAGTTCCAGGGCATGGATCCAAACTTTTTACCTTCCTgctcataaaaataaaataagagaaatcattatttttctgaaaacacgAGCTGAATCCTTAATTAGCTTGTTAGTTTTGCTTCATTGATGCATTTTTGCATTTGAGTTTTCATAAACCTATGCAACAAGGCTCTTCTCATCAATGGAACAACGCCGTGAAAGTAGAGGATTGAAATAATGACCGGTGATTTAGCATTTAATGCATCCAGCTAATCTCAACCGTTCAGTTGTAACAATAAGCTCTTTTATTCCAACATTAGGGGTTTTTCTGCACCGCCGAAGCCATTCTTCTTCACGCTTTTCAGTCGCTCGAAGTAGAAGAACGCTCTGAGTCTCTGATTCTCTGGTTCTCCTCGAGGTAAACCCAAACCCCATTTCGCTTTCCCGAGTGCAGCTATGCATTTTAGATTTGTTATGTTGTTTGTGGTTTTACTTAGACTGATGCGATAAGCTACCCTAGGCCTTTACGTTTTCTATCAGTCTCTGATACAGTGTAGGGTTATGCTCCCCTTTGAAAAGAAGTTTTAAAGATGTTATCTTTGTTTACTTAGTTTCCGAGCGGCAAGTTATTCCAAAGCCAGTCAATGTTGGGGTTTCAAGATTCTACTGAAGAATAAAATCCCCACATCTACTCTCTGTTTGTGTTTCGTTAGTCTGCTCTATCAAACTCAAATAGAGAATTATGGATCATGTTAACATTTTGCCTAGATTTTCATTTGCCATGAGACTTCTTTTAACATCTCAATTTCTTACTTCTCAGTTGCTTTGCCATGGATCATCCCGAAACCTTCTTTTATAGCTCCCTTCTTCCACAGCCGAACCAAGCCCTCAAGCAACAGCTAATTGTATATGCAACTAGGGAAATATTGGAGGGCCGCATCCCATACCCAGAACAACTTAGGCCCAGGATCTTAAGTGATGTCATACAATTGCTTGATCAGTATCCTTCATTAGGCCTGACCAGGCGTAGGTTTCAGCCCGAGGAGCCTGCAGTTTTGGTAGTCAGAGGCACCATTCCTATATTTTACACAAACAGAGTCTATAAAATTCCAGTTGAGATATGGGTGCCGCACAGCTATCCAACATCTCCGCCGAGGGCGTGCGTGACTCTGGATGACCAAAACGCAACAGCAATCAAGTTACGTCATCCATATGTCGATGCTAGAAGGGGAGGCCTCATAAATGTACCACATATGCTGGATTGGCACTCAGAAAGAACTCTTGTGGTTCTAGTAACCACCATGTGTGAGTGTTTTAGTCGAGACCCACCCCTACGGGCAGGGCCAGGGCCACCACCACTGCCACCATCGCCGCCGCAGCCGCAGCCGCAGCCACCTCATGTGCAAGAAAGGCAGAGGCAAGAGCTAGAGGAAGAGAGGCATAGGCAAGAGCAAGTGATGCAGAGGCAGGAGGGAGGAAGACAACAACAAGCGCAAGAGAGGCGGTCATCGAGCTTGTGGTATTCTCTGATGAGGCGTTTAGCATTTTTGTGCATAGTTTGTATGTTATTCAGCATTACGACTTGTTCATGGTCTACTTTTACACTTGCAGTTCTAGTCTTAGGTTTTGCTTTGTTGTGGTGATTTCTTATGTAATGATACTCGATATGTCAACAAAAATCACTTGATTGAATGCTAATTAGTTTTTCTGCAATTTGGCACTTGTGTGCTGCATTTCTGAGAATTGTGACTTGCAGAAATGCAGTTTAATTGTGACATGAGAATTGTGACTTGCGTGCTGCATCTCCAATTGAATGCTATTGTTCATACCAATCTTTCTCTTCAATGCATTCCATGTCACAAGGCCTTCTTGGTGagaatattaattttcttttctccaatTGGGAAGggttttgcttcttttgttgTACTTGTTATAATCCATCGAGAACCTGGTCATATGTTTTGGGTCACAGTAACTGGTCATATTGTACTTGTTGCACATGCgtttgggccaaaatttgGGTGAACAACATGAGCAAGGTAACATAACATCATTAGTTTTCTTCTAAAACTTCAAGAAGTTCAGGTGTTCAATTCTTTTGTCGTCGATTCTAACCAACTAAACATTTCCCTTTTTAAATTACCTGAAGAAGTTGGAGTTGGAGAAGTTCATAACTCATCGAGTTCGTTTCTCCGAGATCAATAAGGCCTTTGACTACATGTTGAAGGGGGAGACCTTGCGGAGCATCATTAACATGGAAGAGTAAAAATTATAGCAGAGACTGGCCTTGATCATTCCTGTTTAACAAATTATAGCACAAACATACACAATGCATATATAAACTTTATAGAATGACAACAAtgacaaaacattgaaaagaTGCAGAAACCCAAACTCTAAAACAACTGAAGATTCCATTACCCAAACGAGAGCAAACCATATGCTGGGGGATTTGCAATTAGTGCATCAGCTTTAAAAGGGATGCCAGAATCCATATCAGGCTCTTTGCAAGCTGGAAGTAAAGAGTATATAATTTCCTTTATTTGATTACGTTGAAATTCGATATAAATAGAAGCTATatgataattaaataaatcacGGGTTTCTGGTTTTAGGGAATAACTTCTTCtcatgtttttaattaaatgattttaaaaagtaataaaaagaaaagggcccAATGTTTGTATCTTTGGATTAAACAATTTGAGAGAGGAGATATGCCAAATGTTGTATAAAGATCCACAAGTTATC
Proteins encoded:
- the LOC117636843 gene encoding protein ELC-like isoform X2; this translates as MQLSAWNTCIQRIFLDLKCNNLLVNLRDPQRPICKGFFCTAEAILLHAFQSLEVEERSESLILWFSSSCFAMDHPETFFYSSLLPQPNQALKQQLIVYATREILEGRIPYPEQLRPRILSDVIQLLDQYPSLGLTRRRFQPEEPAVLVVRGTIPIFYTNRVYKIPVEIWVPHSYPTSPPRACVTLDDQNATAIKLRHPYVDARRGGLINVPHMLDWHSERTLVVLVTTMCECFSRDPPLRAGPGPPPLPPSPPQPQPQPPHVQERQRQELEEERHRQEQVMQRQEGGRQQQAQERRSSSLWYSLMRRLAFLCIVCMLFSITTCSWSTFTLAVLVLGFALLW
- the LOC117636843 gene encoding protein ELC-like isoform X1 yields the protein MPLNSRQCRSPTKKHLLRKTRALFISKSPLFFPYFSSSSSLFTQMTASQLQNPAATHRQSGHTPLPTHHQGFFCTAEAILLHAFQSLEVEERSESLILWFSSSCFAMDHPETFFYSSLLPQPNQALKQQLIVYATREILEGRIPYPEQLRPRILSDVIQLLDQYPSLGLTRRRFQPEEPAVLVVRGTIPIFYTNRVYKIPVEIWVPHSYPTSPPRACVTLDDQNATAIKLRHPYVDARRGGLINVPHMLDWHSERTLVVLVTTMCECFSRDPPLRAGPGPPPLPPSPPQPQPQPPHVQERQRQELEEERHRQEQVMQRQEGGRQQQAQERRSSSLWYSLMRRLAFLCIVCMLFSITTCSWSTFTLAVLVLGFALLW